One Coriobacteriia bacterium genomic window, CATGGGAGACTGCCGGCGTCAAGCCGGAGGAAGGTGGGGATGACGTCAAGTCATCATGCCCCTTATGTCTTGGGCTGCACACGTGCTACAATGGCCGGTACAATGGGCTGCGATGGGGTGACCCGGAGCGAATCCCACAAAACCGGTCCCAGTTCGGATCGAAGGCTGCAACTCGCCTTCGTGAAGTCGGAGTTGCTAGTAATCGCGGATCAGCACGCCGCGGTGAATACGTTCCCGGGCCTTGTACACACCGCCCGTCACACCACCCGAGTCGTCCGCACCCGAAGTCGCTGGCCTAACCCGTAAGGGAGGGAGGCGCCGAAGGTGTAGAGGGTAAGGGGGGTGAAGTCGTAACAAGGTAGCCGTACCGGAAGGTGCGGCTGGATCACCTCCTTTCTAGGGAGTACGGCGCCCGCATCACAGCGGGCGGACCGGTAGAGCCTTCTGGCTCCCGGACCTTAGAAGCCGAACGTCGATCTGGTTCGTAGTCCGGCCGATCCTGGCCAAGACTCGGTCACCCACAGTATCCAGTTTTGAGGGTTCAGACCCTCCGCGCGCCCTCCTGGGGCGCGCTTCGCACCTTGAGAGCTGCATAGCGCAAGCGAGAAAACACGGATAGTACACAGATCAAGATACTAAGAGCACACGGTGGATGCCTTGGCACTAGGAGCCGATGAAGGACGTGGCAAGCTGCGATAAGCTCCGGGTAGGTGCACACAACCGTCAATCCGGAGATGTCCGAATGGGGAAACCCACGTGGGGTCATGCCCACGTACCTCTGCCTGAACACATAGGGCAGTAGGAGGCAACCGGGGGAACTGAAACATCTCAGTACCCCGAGGAAAAGAAATCAACCGAGATATCCCTAGTAGTGGCGAGCGAACGGGATACAGCCTAAACCCATGTATGCGCTAAAGCCTGCAGGCGTTGCTGCATGAGGGGTTGTGGGAATCGTCGTCGTAGGCCTGCAGACCTACGCCGGAGTTACAAATCCACGTGGTAGCGGAACGGCCTGGAAAGGCCGGCCACAGCGGGTAATAGCCCCGTATGCGAAATCGCGTGGACTCCGAGACGATCACCCGAGTACTGCCGGACACGTGAAATCCGGTAGGAATCTGGGGGGACCACCCTCCAAGGCTAAATACTCCCTAGTGACCGATAGTGAACCAGTACCGTGAGGGAAAGGTGAAAAGCACCCCGAGAGGGGAGTGAAATAGTACCTGAAACCGTGTGCTTACAAGCAGTCGGAGCCCGGAAAGCCGAACCTTCGGGATCGGCAGGGTGACGGCGTGCCTTTTGTAGAATGAGCCAGCGAGTTACGGTGTGTGGCAAGGTTAAGCTTAAAGCGAGCCGCAGCGAAAGCGAGTCTTTAAACGGGCGCTCAGTCACACGTCGTAGACGCGAAGCCAGGTGATCTATCCATGGGCAGGCTGAAGCGGGGGTAAGACCCCGTGGAGGGCCGAACCCACTTCGGTTGAAAACGGAGGGGATGACCTGTGGATCGGAGTGAAAGGCTAATCAAACCTGGAGATATCTCGTTCTCCCCGAAATAGCTTTAGGGCTAGCCTCGGATGTTCAGTACCGGTGGTAGAGCACTGGATGGCCTAGGGGGCTTCACCGCTTACCGAAGTCAACCAAACTCCGAATGCCGGTACTCCAGAGTCCGGGAGTCAGACAGTGGGGGCTAAGCTTCATTGTCGAAAGGGAAACAGCCCAGACCGCCTGCTAAGGTCCCTAAGTTCCAGCTAAGTGGCAAAGGATGTGCGTTTGCTCAGACAACCAGGATGTTGGCTTAGAAGCAGCCATTCATTTAAAGAGTGCGTAATAGCTCACTGGTCAAGTGGACATGCGCCGACAATACACGGGGCTCAAGCTGGATACCGAAGCAGCGGACTTCGCCTTTGGCGGAGTGGTAGGGGAGCATTCTGTTCGGGCTGAAGTCGGCGGGTAACCGTCGGTGGACTGGACAGAAGAGCGAATGCTGGCATGAGTAGCGAGAGAAACGCGAGAAACGTTTCCGCCGTAAGCCTAAGGGTTCCTGGGCAAGGCTAATCCTCCCAGGGTCAGTCGGGAGCTAAGGCGAGGCCGCGAGGCGTAGTCGATGCACAACGGGTAGACATTCCCGTACCACTGGTAGCGCGTTAACACCGATGGGGTGACGGAGAAGGGTAGCTGAGCCGGGCGTTGGTTGTCCCGGTGAAAGGCCGTAGGGTGTGGGATAGGCAAATCCGTCCCACGTGAAGCCCGAGAGCTGATGACGAGGCGATTGAGCCAGAGTCAGTGATCCCATGCTTTCAAGAAAAACCTCTAGGGAGTTCTACCGGTGCCCGTACCCCAAACCGACACAGGTAGGCAGGTAGAGAATACCAAGGCGATCGAGACAACTACGGTTAAGGAACTCGGCATAATGGCTCCGTAACTTCGGGAGAAGGAGCACCCTGGACTGTGATCACCTTCGCGGTGTGAGCGGCCTGGGGTCGCAGTGAAACGGCCCAAGCGACTGTTTACTAAAAACACAGGACTCTGCTAAGTCGTAAGACGACGTATAGGGTCTGACGCCTGCCCGGTGCTGGAAGGTTACGAGGAGGGGTCAGCCGCAAGGCGAAGCTCTGAATCTAAGCCCCAGTAAACGGCGGCCGTAACTATAACGGTCCTAAGGTAGCGAAATTCCTTGTCGGGTAAGTTCCGACCTGCACGAATGGCGTAACGACTTGGGCGCTGTCTCAACCGTAGACTCGGCGAAATTGTACTATTCGTGAAGATGCGAATTTCCCGCGGTAGGACGGAAAGACCCCGTGAACCTTTACTACAGCTTGACATTGATCTTTGGTTTGCCGTGTAGAGGATAGGTGGGAGACTGTGAAGCGGGGGCGCCAGCCCTCGTGGAGCCAACCTTGGAATACCACCCTCGACAGGCTGGAGATCTAACCCCGTGCCGTGAATCCGGGCGGGGGACCGTGTCAGGTGGGTAGTTTGACTGGGGCGGTCGCCTCCCAAAATGTAACGGAGGCGCGCGTAAGGTCCGCTCAGAACGGTTGGCAATCGTTCGTAGAGTGCAAGAGTATAAGCGGGCTTGACTGCGAGACCTACAAGTCGAGCAGACACGAAAGTGGGCTCTAGTGATCCGGCGGCTCAGAGTGGAATGGCCGTCGCTCAACGGATAAAAGGTACTCCGGGGATAACAGGCTGATCTTGCCCAAGAGTCCATATCGACGGCAAGGTTTGGCACCTCGATGTCGGCTCATCGCATCCTGGGGCTGTAGTAGGTCCCAAGGGTATGGCTGTTCGCCATTTAAAGCGGTACGCGAGCTGGGTTTAGAACGTCGTGAGACAGTTCGGTCCCTATCCACCGTGGGCGCAAGAGACTTGAGAGGATCTGTCCCTAGTACGAGAGGACCGGGATGGACGAACCTCTGGTGTACCAGTTGTCATGCCAATGGCACCGCTGGTTAGCTACGTTCGGTCGGGATAACCGCTGAAAGCATCTAAGTGGGAAGCCCACCTCAAGATGAGGTCTCTCACCGGGTAACCGGGTAAGGCCCCTCGTAGACTACGAGGTTGATAGGCCGCAGGTGTAAGCGCAGCAATGCGTTCAGCCGAGCGGTACTAATCGGCCGAGGTCTTGATCTTCTATCCTGACGTTCGAGCAAGCGCTATGCAGCTCTCAGGGTGCGGACGCACCCGGGCGCTGCTGTTTGACAGACGCATATACGCGTCCGTCGGCTTGAGAGCCGCCGGATGTGTTCAGTGGTTATGGCGGAGGGGGTACACCCGATCCCATCCCGAACTCGGCAGTTAAGCCCTCCAGCGCCGATGGTACTGCGGCAGCCGCCGTGGGAGAGTAGGACGCTGCTGAACACATCCGGCGGCTCTTGCCGTCACATCCGTATCCGCCCGCATTGGCATGGCGGTCGCTGACGCGTACATGACCGGATCGGTAATGATTGTGATAACCTTGTCGGACCGATGGTCCGAACGGCCCGGCCTCGCGTGCAGCTGGGGACGGGATGCGAGAGGAGAAGACCCGATGAAGGAACAGGTGCAGGCAGCTCTCGACAAGATCCGTCCCGCCCTGCAGGCTGACGGCGGGGACGTGGAGCTCGTCGACGTCGAGGACGGCGTCGTCAAGGTCCGGCTCGTGGGCGCGTGCCGCGGTTGCCCGATGTCGCAGATCACGCTCGCCAACGGTGTCGAACGCGTCCTCAAGGAAGAGGTTCCCGAGGTCGTTCGCGTCGAGCCTGTCTGACACCCCTCCTCCAGATGTACAGCGGACGTCGTCCCAACGGGCGGCGTCCGTCGCTCTTCCTGCGGTTCCCGACGGCGGATGCCAGCCGCTCGGAGCGCGTGTGCGGCCGTTCGTCCGGCCGGCGTTGACGCACTATATCTGGGGGCACCAGAATGAACGAGCCCGATATGTTGTGCGCGGGCTGTCCGTCGCGGGGTGGGCGGCGGGCGCGGGGGCATGGGCCAGACGCAGCCGTGCATCGGAGGAGGGCCTGAGATGTCTGAAGCACGCGAGTCCACGACGTATTCCAGGGCGATCGACGAGACGCTCTCGCCGAACTCCCTGAAGGTCCTGCAGCGCAGGTACCTCATGAAGGACGAGGCCGGTGCCCCGGCCGAGAAGCCGTCGGACATGTTCATCCGCGTCGCGGAGAACATCGCCTCCGCCGAGCGCGCGTACGGGGCCGGCGACGAGGGTGCGGCGGCCGTCGCGGCGGACTTCTACGACCTCATGACCTCTCTCGATTTCCTCCCCAATTCTCCGACGCTCATGAACGCCGGCAGGGATCTCCAACAGCTCTCGGCGTGTTTCGTCTTGCCCGTGGAGGACTCGATGGAGTCGATCTTCGAGGCGGTGCGCGACACGGCGATAATCCACAAGTCGGGTGGTGGCACGGGCTTCTCGTTCTCGAGGCTTCGTCCGGGCGGCGACATGGTGCGCTCGACCCAGGGTGTCAGCAGCGGCCCCGTGTCGTTCATGCGTGTCTTCAACCAGGCCACTGAAGCGGTCAAGCAGGGCGGGACGCGTCGCGGGGCGAACATGGGGGTACTCCGCGTCGACCATCCGGACATCCTCGGCTTCATCGAGTGCAAGGCCGACGGCGACTTCTCGAACTTCAACATCTCGGTCGCCGTCACGGAGGCGTTCATGGACGCCGTCCGCGCAGGTACGGGCTACGAGCTGCGCAATCCGCGCGATGGGAAGGTCGCGGGCGAGCTCGACGCTCGCGACGTATACGAGCGGATCGTCGACATGGCGTGGGCGACCGGGGATCCCGGGATCGTCTTCATCGACCGCATCAACCGCGACAACCCGACGCCTCGGCTAGGGGACATCGAGTCGACGAACCCCTGTGGAGAGCAGCCCCTTCTGCCGTACGAGGCGTGCAACCTGGGTTCGGTGAACCTCGCCCGTTTCTCGACGATGCGGGAGGGACAGCCCGACGTCGACTGGGACCGCCTCGCGGACGTGGTCCACCGCGGCGTGCGCTTCCTCGACGATGTGATCGACGTGAACGAGTACCCGCTCGAGCGGATCGCCGAGCTGGCGCGCGGCAACCGCAAGATCGGTCTCGGCGTCATGGGTTGGGCGGACATGCTCGTCCTCATGGGCATCGCGTACGACTCCGAGGAAGCGGTGGCGCTCGGGGAGAAGGTCATGGGCTTCATCCAGGCGGAGGGGAGGCTCGCTTCGTCGAAGCTCGCTGAGGAGCGTGGCGTCTTCCCGAACTTCGAAGGCTCGGTCTACGACACCCGGGACGGCATGCGCGTCCGAAACGCCACGGTCACGACCATCGCGCCGACGGGCACACTCTCGATCATCGCCAACTCCTCATCGGGTATCGAGCCCCTCTTCGCCGTGAGCTACGTGCGCACCGTGATGGACAACGACCGGCTCGTCGAGGTCAACCCCATCTTCGAGGACATGGCTGTCAAGCAGGGCTTCTACAGTCGGGAACTGATGGCGCTCATAGCGGAGCACGGCTCCGTGCGAGGCGTCGACGAGGTGCCGGTCGAGCTGCAGCGGACGTTCGTCACGGCGCACGACATCGTTCCCGAGTGGCACGTGCGCATGCAGGCCGCGTTCCAGACGTACACCGACAACGCCGTGAGCAAGACGGTCAACTTCCCGAACGAGGCCACTCCCGAGGACGTCCGCCGCGTCTACGACCTCGCTCACGAACTCGGCGTGAAGGGCGTGACGATCTACCGCGACGGCAGCAAGGAGAACCAGGTCCTCTCGACCGGGAAGACGGGCAAAGCGGGCGAGCCCGCTGCCGCCGCGCGTCCGGGAGAGCTCGAGCCGCGTCCGCGGCCGACCGTCACCGCCGGGCGGACAGAGAAGATCCAGACCGGGTGCGGGAACCTGTACATCACCATCAACTCCGACGAGCACGGTCTGTGCGAGATCTTCACCTCGATGGGGAAGTCCGGCGGATGCGCGGCGTCTCAATCGGAGGCGCTCTCCCGCATGATCTCGATGGCTCTGCGCGCCGGTGTCGACCCGGTGGCGATCGTGAAGCAGATGCGCGGCATCCGTTGCCCGAGCCCTGCTTGGGCGACGGGCGGCAAAGTCCTTTCCTGCGCCGACGCGGTGGGTATCGCGCTCGAGCACTTCCTCGAGTGGCAGGCGACGGGGAAGGCGAGCGTCGGGGTCGCGAAGACGTCCGACAACCTCGACTACCTGTCGGGTGCGTGTCCGGAGTGCGGCGGCGCCGTGGAGCACGAGTCGGGATGCATGGTCTGCCGCGCGTGCGGCTACAGCAAGTGCGCGTGAGGCGGTCTCGGCCGTGATCCTCTCCGATCGCACCATAAAGGAGCAGATGCTCGCCGGACGCGTCCGGATAGAGCCGTGCGACCCGGACGACATCCAGCCGAGCAGCGTCGACCTCCACCTCGGACCCAGATTCCAGGTCTTCCGCAACTCGCGGTACCCGTACATCGACCCTTCCCGCGAGCAGGACGGTCTCATGGACCTCGTCACGGCCAGCGCGGGAGAGCCGTTCGTGCTCCACCCGGGCGAGTTCGTCCTTGGCGCGACCGTCGAACGCGTAGGGTTGCCGGACGACATCGTGGCGAGACTCGAGGGCAAGTCCTCACTCGGACGGCTCGGCCTTCTCATCCATTCGACCGCGGGCTTCGTCGACCCCGGATGGGAGGGGACACTCACCCTCGAGTTGAGCAATGTGGCGAATCTCCCCATCGTGCTGACGCCCGGCATGGCGATCGGGCAGATCTCGTTCATGCGTTTGACGAGCGCGGTCGATCGGCCCTACGGCACCCCGGGGCTCGGGAGCCGCTACCAGGGGCAGTCAGACCCTACGCCGAGCAAGGCATGGCGCGGACGTTAGCCCGGCCTTCATAGGATCTTCTCGAGCAGGACCACGTCGAGATAGCGGCCGAATTTGTAGCCGACCTCGTGAAGCGTCCCTGCTTGCGCGAACCCCTTGCGCTCCGAGAGCGCGAGGCTCGCGGTGTTCTCGGAGCAGACCCGGGCGACGAGGACGTGTAGGCCGATGTCGCGAGCGCGACGCTCGAGCTCGTCGGCGAGCGCGCCTCCGATGCCCCGGCCGAGACTCGACCGCTCGACGTAGATCGACACCTCGGCGGTGCCGTCGTAGGCCGGTCTGTCGGACCACGAGGAGAGCGACCCCCAGCCGATCACCACGTCGTCCTCGACCGCCACCACCACGGGGTGCCGGGGATCATGGGCCGCGAGCCAACGCATGCGCTGTTCATCGGTCTGGGGCTCGGTGTCGAAGGTGGCGGTGGTGTCCGTCACCGCCTGGTTGTACACGAGTGCGATGTCGTGAGCGTCCTGCGAGGTGGCGAGTCTGATGGTCACGCCCATTTCGTCCCTCGCTCTCGGTCGTCCGCCCCTGGACATGATAGCGCCCGGCGGCATCGTCGCCGCCGGGCGCCAAGACGGGTCGGGCAGGGCTACTCCGCGATGATGCGCATGGCGTCGTCGCGGTACGCGTCCATGACGTACGGGATGCCAGAGACCTCGGACGCCTCGCGCGTGAGCGCCATGATGTCCGCGCGGCTCACGGACGGCACCGTGAAGCAACGCGCGCCGGCCATGAGCTGCTGCAGGCCGACCTTGAGCTTGTCGGCGAAAGTGTAGAACGCGATCGCGCCGAGTGGCATGGCGTCCGCGTCGGCGCCGAACTCGGCCTTGATGTTCTCGTAGGCGACGAAGATCTCCTCCTTCGTCGTGCCGAACTGGGAGACGTTCTTCGGGAGGTCGCCCTCGGCCATCCACACGCCTATGTTCTTGCCGACGAATCCCGGGATCATGAGCGCACGGCCCATGCAGACCGCTTTCACGTGAGGGGCTCCCATGGCCAGCACTTTGAAGATGTGGTCCTCGGAGGAGAAGCCGCCCGCGATGGCGATATCGGGCACCCAGTCGCCCTTCGCGGCGAGCGCCTCGCACAGCTCGTGGGCCATGCTCTGCAGATAGAACGTCGGGACGCCCCACTCCTCCATCATCCGCCACGGGCTCATACCCGTGCCTCCCGGGGCTCCGTCGATCGTGAGCAGGTCGATCCGGTTCTCGGACGACCACTTGATCGCCATCGCGAGCTCCCGCATGGAGTAGGCGCCGGTCTTGAGCGTGACGCGCTTCGCGCCGAGCGAGCGCAGGCGCGCGACCTCCGATGCGAATCCTTCGCGGTCGATGAAGCCGAGGCGGCTGTGGCGCTCGAACTGCCGCAGAGCGCCGTCACGATGCGCCGCCTGGTTCGCGGCGTCGGAGGGGTCCGGCGTCACGCAGTAGCCGCGCCGCTGGAGCTCGAGAGCCCGATCGAGGTCCGAGACCTTGATCTCGCCGCCGATGCACTTGGCGCCCTGACCCCACTTGAGCTCGACGCATTCCACTCCGAGCTTCTCGACGACGTACTCGGCGACGCCGAGCCGTGTGTCCTCGACGTTCATCTGCACGAGGATGTCGCCGTATCCCTGGTGGTAGCGGCGGTACGACTCCACGCGACGGCGCATGTCGGGCGACTCGACGACCTTGCCCTTGGAGTCGCGCTCTAGGCCGGGGTCGATGCCGCACACGTTCTCGCCGCAGACGAGAGAGACGCCGGAGATGGCGGCGCCTACCGCGAAGTGCTCCCAGTTCTTGCGGGCGATCTCGGTCGAGCCGAGGGCGCCGGTGAAGATGGGCATCCGCATCTTCACGGGATTCTTGGTCCCGTACGACGTCCCTGTGTCGACGGAGGGGAAGAGCGTGTTGTCCGAATCGCCCTCAGCGCCTCCGGGAAGCCCTTTGGCCCCGAACGCGTAGCCGAAGATGTTCAGGTGCGAGTAATCGACCGGGTAGTCCTTGTCGCCGCCGGCGGTGACTTCGCCGAAAGGCCCAGGATAGATGACCTCGCGGCCGCGGAACGAGGCCTTGAAGACCTCGCAGTTACCGCGGCAGCCGTCGACGCAACGCGAGCACAGGCCGGAACCCGGCACCACGTCCCGCGAGCGGTTCGATGTCTGGGTCGCGTCGTTCCCGTTGGGTCTTTGGAGCGTCATGCTTCTCTCCCTCACACTCGTGATTGACGGCTTCGCGGGTGCCCGCTGAAAGCGCACCGCGGTGGCGTCATTGTAACGGTTGTGTAATCTGTTAGAAACACAGCAGAAAAGCGAATGAAACACGACCACCGACCCGCCTCGGTCGCCGCGGCGCCGAGGTGAGGCCACGGGCGCGGCGCGAGCCGGCCCCGACGAGACGGAGGCACGGATGCCCGAAGCCCTGCGCGAAGACGCCGTGAAGGCCATCAAGGACAAGAAGATCGAGTTCATCCACCTCTGGTTCACCGATGTGCTGGGGTTCCTGAAGAGCTTCACCATCGACGTCGAGGAGCTCGATCTCGCCATGTCCGAGGGGATGGGCTTCGACGGCTCCTCCATCCAGGGCTTCGCTCGCATCCAGGAGTCCGATATGGTCGCGCTGCCCGATCCTTCGACCCTGCAGATCCTCCCTTGGAGGACCGGCGGGCAGCTCGTCGCCACGATGTTCTGCGACATCCTCCGTCCTGATGGCACCGCATACGAATGCGACCCGAGGTTCGTGTTGCGGCGTCAAGTCGAGCGCGCCTCGGCGCTCGGGTACACGTTCTACATCGGACCGGAACTCGAGTACTACTACCTGCGCAGCGATCGCGAACTCGAGGTGCTCGACCACGCGGGGTACTTCGACCAGACCACGCGCGACCTCGCCGTCGACCTGCGCAAGGACACCGTGCGGGCGCTGAAGCGCTTCGGTATCCAGGTAGAGTACAGCCACCACGAGGTCGGCCCGAGCCAGCACGAGATCGACCTGCGCTACTGCGAGGCGACGAAGATGGCGGACAACGTAATGACCTACCGTCTCGTGGTGAAGGAG contains:
- a CDS encoding NifU family protein, encoding MKEQVQAALDKIRPALQADGGDVELVDVEDGVVKVRLVGACRGCPMSQITLANGVERVLKEEVPEVVRVEPV
- a CDS encoding vitamin B12-dependent ribonucleotide reductase, translating into MSEARESTTYSRAIDETLSPNSLKVLQRRYLMKDEAGAPAEKPSDMFIRVAENIASAERAYGAGDEGAAAVAADFYDLMTSLDFLPNSPTLMNAGRDLQQLSACFVLPVEDSMESIFEAVRDTAIIHKSGGGTGFSFSRLRPGGDMVRSTQGVSSGPVSFMRVFNQATEAVKQGGTRRGANMGVLRVDHPDILGFIECKADGDFSNFNISVAVTEAFMDAVRAGTGYELRNPRDGKVAGELDARDVYERIVDMAWATGDPGIVFIDRINRDNPTPRLGDIESTNPCGEQPLLPYEACNLGSVNLARFSTMREGQPDVDWDRLADVVHRGVRFLDDVIDVNEYPLERIAELARGNRKIGLGVMGWADMLVLMGIAYDSEEAVALGEKVMGFIQAEGRLASSKLAEERGVFPNFEGSVYDTRDGMRVRNATVTTIAPTGTLSIIANSSSGIEPLFAVSYVRTVMDNDRLVEVNPIFEDMAVKQGFYSRELMALIAEHGSVRGVDEVPVELQRTFVTAHDIVPEWHVRMQAAFQTYTDNAVSKTVNFPNEATPEDVRRVYDLAHELGVKGVTIYRDGSKENQVLSTGKTGKAGEPAAAARPGELEPRPRPTVTAGRTEKIQTGCGNLYITINSDEHGLCEIFTSMGKSGGCAASQSEALSRMISMALRAGVDPVAIVKQMRGIRCPSPAWATGGKVLSCADAVGIALEHFLEWQATGKASVGVAKTSDNLDYLSGACPECGGAVEHESGCMVCRACGYSKCA
- the dcd gene encoding dCTP deaminase, coding for MILSDRTIKEQMLAGRVRIEPCDPDDIQPSSVDLHLGPRFQVFRNSRYPYIDPSREQDGLMDLVTASAGEPFVLHPGEFVLGATVERVGLPDDIVARLEGKSSLGRLGLLIHSTAGFVDPGWEGTLTLELSNVANLPIVLTPGMAIGQISFMRLTSAVDRPYGTPGLGSRYQGQSDPTPSKAWRGR
- a CDS encoding N-acetyltransferase family protein, which encodes MTIRLATSQDAHDIALVYNQAVTDTTATFDTEPQTDEQRMRWLAAHDPRHPVVVAVEDDVVIGWGSLSSWSDRPAYDGTAEVSIYVERSSLGRGIGGALADELERRARDIGLHVLVARVCSENTASLALSERKGFAQAGTLHEVGYKFGRYLDVVLLEKIL
- a CDS encoding glutamate synthase-related protein; translated protein: MTLQRPNGNDATQTSNRSRDVVPGSGLCSRCVDGCRGNCEVFKASFRGREVIYPGPFGEVTAGGDKDYPVDYSHLNIFGYAFGAKGLPGGAEGDSDNTLFPSVDTGTSYGTKNPVKMRMPIFTGALGSTEIARKNWEHFAVGAAISGVSLVCGENVCGIDPGLERDSKGKVVESPDMRRRVESYRRYHQGYGDILVQMNVEDTRLGVAEYVVEKLGVECVELKWGQGAKCIGGEIKVSDLDRALELQRRGYCVTPDPSDAANQAAHRDGALRQFERHSRLGFIDREGFASEVARLRSLGAKRVTLKTGAYSMRELAMAIKWSSENRIDLLTIDGAPGGTGMSPWRMMEEWGVPTFYLQSMAHELCEALAAKGDWVPDIAIAGGFSSEDHIFKVLAMGAPHVKAVCMGRALMIPGFVGKNIGVWMAEGDLPKNVSQFGTTKEEIFVAYENIKAEFGADADAMPLGAIAFYTFADKLKVGLQQLMAGARCFTVPSVSRADIMALTREASEVSGIPYVMDAYRDDAMRIIAE